The Mercenaria mercenaria strain notata unplaced genomic scaffold, MADL_Memer_1 contig_3903, whole genome shotgun sequence genome includes a region encoding these proteins:
- the LOC128553506 gene encoding uncharacterized protein LOC128553506 has product MDRKSYDDHKPYSRYTQSHPSTDRSHDPRSNIAAGRAQGGGSFRYYQESSERQTQVQGQLQRPVEASKQMLYGTFGNLIAILEEFEQRELKEKGMQSSLRRSNIPIPYQGKKRYDDVKSNVETQLLLFETQSKACPPEVRAALLEELKRKTLSWAAVREEMRLPDNQDTDRYISKLYEILAKGKTDHKVPSRQGLTEHVMRDSFQAIIYGDHDRKMLDQAFRGDPNKQATAPHTRHSEMFDEAARRISRARGSSDLDANLQEDVRRMREYGPSDLK; this is encoded by the exons ATGGACAGAAAAAGTTACGATGACCATAAGCCATACAGCAGATACACCCAAAGCCATCCATCAACTGACCGAAGCCATGACCCACGCTCTAATATAGCCGCTGGAAGAGCACAAGGAGGGGGTAGTTTTAGGTATTATCAAGAATCAAGTGAACGTCAGACTCAAGTACAAGGACAACTTCAACGCCCTGTAGAAG CAAGCAAACAAATGCTGTATGGTACATTTGGCAATCTGATCGCCATTTTGGAAGAGTTTGAGCAAAGAGAGCTAAAGGAAAAGGGAATGCAGTCTTCACTACGGAGATCAAACATACCAATTCCGTATCAGGGGAAAAAACGTTATGATGAT GTAAAGAGTAACGTTGAAACACAGCTGCTTCTTTTTGAAACTCAATCGAAGGCTTGTCCACCAGAAGTTAGGGCAGCACTTCTTGAAGAACTGAAACGGAAAACATTAAGCTGGGCAGCGGTTCGTGAAGAAATGCGTTTGCCTGACAATCAAGACACTGACCGCTATATATCGAAGTTGTATGAAATTCTGGCTAAAGGCAAAACGGATCACAAGGTGCCTTCACG ACAAGGATTGACAGAGCATGTAATGAGAGATAGCTTCCAAGCAATAATATATGGTGATCATGATCGGAAAATGCTAGACCAGGCATTTAGAGGAGATCCGAATAAACAAGCAACAGCACCTCATACTAGGCATAGTGAAATGTTTGATGAAG CTGCAAGAAGAATATCTCGTGCACGTGGAAGCTCTGATCTCGACGCTAATCTTCAGGAGGATGTCCGCAGAATGAGAGAATATGGACCAAGCGATTTGAAATAA